From a region of the Rhodococcus sp. 4CII genome:
- a CDS encoding VOC family protein, which produces MRKFWHVGINVTDMDKSIDFYRRVGFEVAQDKEIEDSNLARAFMVEGASKLRFAHMRLNDSPDEAMLDLIEWRDARSEGRAQSDLVHPGLCRFSILTDDIDAEYARLADDGVEFLHSPQTIMGPDGVNGWRLLFARDPDGTLFHFAELLGQAATVG; this is translated from the coding sequence ATGCGTAAATTCTGGCACGTCGGCATAAATGTGACCGACATGGACAAATCGATCGACTTCTATCGAAGAGTCGGCTTCGAGGTAGCGCAGGACAAAGAGATCGAGGACAGCAACCTCGCGCGAGCATTCATGGTCGAAGGGGCCAGCAAGCTCCGCTTCGCGCACATGCGCTTGAACGACTCCCCGGACGAGGCCATGCTGGACCTCATCGAGTGGCGGGATGCACGCTCCGAGGGCCGAGCACAGAGCGACCTCGTGCACCCCGGCTTGTGCCGCTTCTCGATCCTCACCGACGACATCGACGCCGAATACGCACGGCTGGCGGACGACGGTGTCGAGTTCCTGCACTCGCCGCAGACCATCATGGGTCCGGACGGAGTCAACGGCTGGCGGCTGCTCTTCGCCCGCGATCCCGACGGCACACTGTTCCACTTCGCCGAATTGTTGGGGCAGGCGGCTACGGTCGGCTGA